The Bdellovibrio sp. ZAP7 DNA segment TGGCTGAATTCTTAGGCGGCGCTTACCGTTGCGAAAGCTCACACATGAGTCAAAGCAACGAAGTGCAAATGCACCATGTAATGACAGCCGCTTTAGAGCGTTCTGGAATCACCAAGGATCAAGTTGAGTATGTCAGCGCCCATGCAACAGGAACAATGCAAGGTGATGCGGCTGAAGCAATTGCTATTGGCAATCTGTTCGGAAAACAAGTTCCAGTGAGTTCTTTGAAAGGTCACTTTGGTCATTCGATGGCGGCGTGCGGAGTGGGCGAATTAATCGCCAGCATGCAGATGATGAATGAAGGTCTTTTGATTGGCACCCGCAACCTGCAAGAAGTCGCCCCTGAATGCGACACGGTCATGCACTTGCAAGCAAATCGCAAAGTGAATGCCAACATCACCCTTAGCAATAACTTTGCTTTCGGTGGCATCAATACAAGTTTTGTTATTAAGAAAATTTAAACAGCACGGAGTGAGTCAGTGAACCAGTACAGCACGCAAGTCGTAGACATCGTTAACAACATTCTTCATGAAAAATTTGAAGTGCCTAAAGATGCATTGGTTCCCACAGCGAATCTTAAAGAAGACCTGCAATTGGACAGCTTGGATTTCGTGGATATGTTTATTTTGTTGGAACAAGAAACCGGCAAAAACCCACAGAACGTAGACTTTATGAAAATCAAAAACTTAGGCGATATCTATCAATTGGTGAGCGAACTTACAGTTCAAGAAACTGTAAACTAATATCCGCCAAGGGTTTATCACCCTCGCAGCTCACCCACGACACGTGGTACGTATCTGCAGGGACACCCGCCTGATCTTTCAATTCTTTTTGAATTTTCACCAAGACTTTATCATTCGGCGCCACGGGATTTTTAATTCTAAAGCTTGAGATGTTACTCAGCAGATTTTTCGACTGCATCATCTCTTGAACAAAGTGCTGACTGATATCGATCATGGCCACAGCGGGAAGAACGGGCATTTGCGGAAAGTGTCCGGAAAAATAAGGCCAGGCGGGAGAAGGTTTTATCTCCACTTCAAGCGCTTCGTCACTTTTTGTGCGAATCGTATATGTCCCTGAAAGTTCCTTGGCCAAGTCAATCATAGGTGAGAAAATACACCCGGAGGAATCCCTGTGTACATTCAAAATTATTCATGCACCACAGCAGCGGGATTCGGCACTCGCGCCCTGATGTCAGCTCTCTATTCTGGGAAAGACTGCTCCGTCCCGGTCGAAAGCGGCGGGCGCGTGTGTTATCTGGAACAGAAACCAGAAAAAACTCAGACGTACAAAAATATATTCGTAAATGCGTTTAAGCAACTCACGTTGTCGGTGCGCGAAGGCCTTTCCCAAAATGCACACGGTGACATCTCGAAAAGCCGCGCAGCCTTGATCTTTGCTTCCACTAAAGGTTGTATCGAGGATTTTATCTGGGAAGCCACAAGTGAGAACATCCGTGAACTGCAGGATCCGTTCACAGATATCTACCAGGAGTTCACCGAAGCCATGGGGGAACTTGAATGGACACTTCACTGTAACGTCAGCAACGCCTGCGCATCAAGCCACGTCGCCTTGGAATATGCTCAAGATCTTTTCGCCTCGGACCGCGCCGAATATGCACTGATCATCGCAGGCGACCTGATCGGACCGTTCATTTACAAGGGATTTCAATCTTTGAAAGTTATTTCGACTTCGGGAAACCGTCCTTTTTCAGGTGACCGTGAAGGTTTACAATTGGGCGAAGCCATGGCCATGCTTTTACTTTCTAAAGAAAGAAAATCACCTAAAGATTTAAAAATTATCGGCGTTGCTAGTGATACTGAAGGGTCTTCTATCACTCGTCCCTCGTTGAATGGACAGGGGCTTTTGCGGGCAATCGAGAAAGTAAACACTCAAACGGAACTTCATCCAGATCTCGTGATCGCTCATGGCACGGGAACCAAGTTTAATGACTCCGCAGAGGAGAAAGCTCTATTGCAGTTTTTGAACTCTATTGACCTCAAAGAAACACCTATTACCAACACAAAATGGAGCATCGGCCACACGTTGGGTGCGAGTGGTTTGATTGATGTCATTGCGGCCTGTGAAATTTTAAAAACTCAAAAAGCTTTTCGCATTCAAAACACGACAGCTAAAGAGCCGGGTTTTGAGGGAAATTATCTGACAGCAAATAGCGATATCGAGAAATATCGCCGCTTCCGCCAAATTCTTGTCACATCATTGGGCTTTGGCGGAGTTCACGCGGCCTGCGCTATCAGTTCCGAGGAGATAATCAATGAAGCTCGTCGTTGATTTAAAAAACAACTCCGAACCTGCCTGGAGTGCGAAAATTGATCGCTGGTATCAACTGGATGAAGTGGGTTATGCATTTTGCGAAGCGCTTTATCAATGGGAAAACTTGAAAGACGAGACTCATCCTGATGTCATTTTCCTGGCGCTACCAGAAGCCTCGAATGTCGCGGATTTTGATTTTGTTTCTACAGGAGCATCGAGTCCCGCCAAGTTCGTTTTTACTCTACCGAATATTTGTGCCGCGGTGATTTTTCAAATGTTGGGTTTTAGCGGAAAAGTTTATTGTCTGAATAAAGGGGCTGCGACCATTGAGTTTGCAAAACAAGAAGCCCAAGAAATGGCAAAGGCCGGAAAAACCGCGTGGGTTTTTGCCAGCCCTGCAAAACTTCAGAATGAAGGCCGCGAAATTGAATTCGAAGCCTTCTCTGCAAAGTAATTATTAGAAACTATATGCCAATCCGATACCAGGTGCTTTGGGATCCGGCAGGATGTAAGCTTTCACACCGCTATCCACTGGAGTTGCTCCCGCCCAAGCATCAACGATTTCCCAAATGTGGAAACCTAACAAAACACCAAATCCAACAACCGCCAAACCACCGTTGCTGCATTTAGTTTCTTTGTAACCGTAGGCATCTGTTTCTTCTTTGCAAGTGTTTGCCCCGGCAATTAACATCGCAAGGCCCGCAGACTCCGTTGCCGTGAAGATCCAACCTTTATCAGCGTAACGACCTTGAACACCATGACCGATACCAAAACCCAAAGTAGAAGCCAGAACGCCACCCGTTACGTACTTGCCAGTCGCTACTGGAACTTTCGCCGAGCTCGTGCTCACTTCTTCTTGAGCGTGAGCAAGGGAGAAAGACATTGCGATAATTGCTGCTGTAAAAATCTTAAGTAGTTTCAAAATCCACCTCTTTATTATTGCCCACAATATAATTTGAGCCCCACCTGAGCAAGAAGCTTTTTGTCGTTAAACACTTTTCCGTTCACAACTTTAAGTGGCCCGAAATCGTGAGTACAGGTGGTTTCAATACGAATCATGTCGCCCGGTTTGTGATCGACATCAATGAAATCAAACTGCGCATTTTTAACTTCGGCAATAAACGTCACACGCCCCTTATAGGCCGGTTCAATTCCCAAAATATCATTGGCAATCACACTGTAACCGTAGGTTTGTGCGATCCACTCGATGCAGGAGCTTTCGCGAACTTTACCGTCAGAAAAGTAACGCCCTTGAGCTTGCAACGTCACTTGGCCCACACCTTGACCTTTTTTAAATTCCGTCACATCATCAATCCACACCGCTCCACCCTTATGAGGCAGCAAGTATTTCATGTGTTGCACGGACATTGAATCGCCCCACGCGCGTTCGCGTAAAACTTTTTTGATACCCTCAACACGATCGAACTTAAAATTCGCATTCAGCGGAATATCTGAAAAAATAATATTCGAAAGAGCGGGTTTAATGCCAACGGATTCTGCTACCAGTTCCGCGATTTGAGATTTAAGTGTTTCTTTATCTGAAACATCACCTTGAATGATAAAGCCAATGTCTTCACCTAAACGCTCATCGAACAAAGACACCGCCATACATCGGCAGAAAAAGTGCGAAGCGATTTTTCCTTCCAGCACTTCCATGGGAAGCTTCAATCCACCACGATTCACGACCAAATCAGTGCGACCGTTAAAAGTGTAACGAGTTTTCCCACTCTCTGAATGAGGCTTTAATGAATCTTTCAACAGAATTTGTCCGGCGTGCTTAAGCTCACCGTTTTCAAAAATACCGGCACAGGCATTAGAGCCCTCGAAGTAAATGCCTTCTTCCTGAACCTTGACACTGACACCCGAAAGGACATAGCCGATATCCCCGTCTTCTTGTGGTGGAACTC contains these protein-coding regions:
- a CDS encoding phosphopantetheine-binding protein — encoded protein: MNQYSTQVVDIVNNILHEKFEVPKDALVPTANLKEDLQLDSLDFVDMFILLEQETGKNPQNVDFMKIKNLGDIYQLVSELTVQETVN
- a CDS encoding beta-ketoacyl synthase N-terminal-like domain-containing protein — translated: MYIQNYSCTTAAGFGTRALMSALYSGKDCSVPVESGGRVCYLEQKPEKTQTYKNIFVNAFKQLTLSVREGLSQNAHGDISKSRAALIFASTKGCIEDFIWEATSENIRELQDPFTDIYQEFTEAMGELEWTLHCNVSNACASSHVALEYAQDLFASDRAEYALIIAGDLIGPFIYKGFQSLKVISTSGNRPFSGDREGLQLGEAMAMLLLSKERKSPKDLKIIGVASDTEGSSITRPSLNGQGLLRAIEKVNTQTELHPDLVIAHGTGTKFNDSAEEKALLQFLNSIDLKETPITNTKWSIGHTLGASGLIDVIAACEILKTQKAFRIQNTTAKEPGFEGNYLTANSDIEKYRRFRQILVTSLGFGGVHAACAISSEEIINEARR
- a CDS encoding class I adenylate-forming enzyme family protein, with product MIHLWRGTHHQELPGLLKRFWESGELVIMVPPYHRDFQFLQMFPEFQLHGEWPEDIKKLTQQTPRVLTDSETKIIASAVLGVFTSGTTSGVNRLVLYSKENVTTSLSAIRELYDTKRIQKVFSYPQPTHTFGLVLGYMQAVLNNAQIIFSEGAYSRQTHQLWLEQVDANTLTLGTPTHFVDLIQFVKKQHIIPNKSYTSIIGGAMATCDLWQQMRSILNIEQPSIGYGATEASPGVTHLPPGVPPQEDGDIGYVLSGVSVKVQEEGIYFEGSNACAGIFENGELKHAGQILLKDSLKPHSESGKTRYTFNGRTDLVVNRGGLKLPMEVLEGKIASHFFCRCMAVSLFDERLGEDIGFIIQGDVSDKETLKSQIAELVAESVGIKPALSNIIFSDIPLNANFKFDRVEGIKKVLRERAWGDSMSVQHMKYLLPHKGGAVWIDDVTEFKKGQGVGQVTLQAQGRYFSDGKVRESSCIEWIAQTYGYSVIANDILGIEPAYKGRVTFIAEVKNAQFDFIDVDHKPGDMIRIETTCTHDFGPLKVVNGKVFNDKKLLAQVGLKLYCGQ